The genomic window tTTTGAAGGCTGTTTCTAAACAAAGCATAATGTCATAAGTACCTATTTCTCATGTCTTTTTGTGCAACTAAGTGCTGTAGAAAGTCTTGTAGGCCCAGCTGCCTCTCTTCTAGAAATTCAGAATTGAAGTTCTTGAACCAACGTTTGGGTGGTAGGACGAATTTAAACACAGGAAATATCTCTCTCAGCTGAAGACACATGCACAAATACATAAAGTCACTCACATCTAAAATAAGGAAATACTGAGGAAAATATGAGCAAGTCTCCATTACTGCACAGTCAGCTGACATGAGTCACCTGTGCCTGACCTTGTCATGTAGTCGAGAGAAGTCTGTGTATCTTCTAAAAATGTGCCAGCTCTCGTCAGGTGCTCGCCTCACTAAGATCTTGTAGACCTAAAACATGCAGAAAGAGAACATCATTTCCTCTTTATCACTAAAACTGCCTTTGAATCATAACAGATGGTGATAAAGTGTCATTTTCCATATAAGACTTAATGTATTCAACCTTATGTGACTCCAATTAaagatatttcacccaaaaattaaactttactcaacctcatgttgtttcaaactcattagaatttttttcatctttagtacatgaatgaaaatgttttaaagaaacCTTCAGAAAGATTTCTGTACCTCTATTCTAAGTCCATGTAACCAAAACTCTGACAATTCAATTTGTTCACACTTGTCAAGCAAtgactcaattcatatggattatgtTTACAATGTTTTTAAGAACTTTATGAATTGTCAAATTTTGGTTATTCAAtggatgatgataataataataataaacttgaTTTTATATAGTGCCTTTAAAAGTTGCATCTCAAAGCACTTTacaaaaatcacaaataaaatacactgaaatagcaaaaaaagaaactacatcaaaaaatgtaaaatacatgtatataaaaaacaaaataatcacagaaaagcctgaaaaaaaaaagttttaagagaagatttaaaaacactaaaagaTTCAGCATGTCTAATCTTACTGGGAGGGACAGCAATTTCTTAGGttgcataaaaaatatcttcatttgtgtttcgaagataaAAGTTGTAATAACTTgtcttgagagtgagtaaatgatgccagGATTATCATTTTTCAGTGTACTATTCATTAAGGTCTGTTTTCACACAAAGGCATAATGTGGCTTTAGAAAACACTTTTGTGCATCTCCAGTCCACATTCTCCACATTGCATGCAAAAAATACCACATTATTCacaatttctccttttgtgttccacgaaagaaacaaagtcatacTAGTTTGGTACAACATGATGGGTAAcagatgacagaatgttcattttggggttaaaatatccctttaaaagtaAGTATTAAACAGACTATCTACTATAAATTGATCACTACAGAGTGAAAAGGGCATGCATAAGTAACTCCTTACTGTGAACTTTGTCTTTTCCTCCATAACCTTATAGCCAAGCAGGGTGACCTTGATTGTcttctcttcattgctccggcTACAAAATCCATGGCTGTAATACTCCATCCCATTCCCTCTTCTTACAACATCAGGACTGTGGTTCTGGTAAAACATGCTAAATCTTCTGCGATGTTGGATCCAATGTTCTCAGAAAAGAATAAACGAAgcagataataaataatttgaggGTGAAGAATTGTTTAAAAATCACAAGTTGTTTAAGTCAATGGTTATAAGAAGCATCACAGATTAAGAGTAGTATTTCACTAGCAAAATCTTTAAAAGATTAAGTCATACAGCATTAGCAGACTTATTTCAAGTATGCTCACAAACATCTAACACCACATCATGATATGATAAcattttttgggtttttttctcTTACCAAAAGTAGCTTGATAATCTGTGTGGGTGTTTTCACTGGTTTGGGACCTGGTGAAAATAAAGAATCCTAAATCTAATGTTAGCAGAAGTTGACTGATTGTCATCTTCTGCATTCTTCACTATTAAGAGAAGTGAATCAGTGCGCTAGTCACAAATGAGACAACCACACCTTGTTCTTCTATGATCAAATTTCAAGGCATTCCTATTTGTATGGTGTGTAGATCTACCCAAACCTACTATAAAAATTTAGATTAAAATGACCTTTGCCTGAATGCTGAACTCATAAACCTGTAAAAAATATTCTTTGCATGAACTTTTGTCTAAATTAATTTTGCATATGCAATGTTTGGAGGTGTGTTGTCTTTCtttcacactctaaaaaaaaaaaaatgttttggctcaaCAACTGCAACAGTTTGCATTAATCTTtctgagttatgacaacttacTCAACAAACTCAAACTTACTCAATTACAGGAACTTAATAGTTTGAAgtataaacactttttatttttacacgccttccctattctacttacggaaaaaacatGTCTCATCATATCCGTAAATAGATAAAAGTTGCTCTGGCTACTTTGGCGTTTGtttggtgtgggagtggcatagcttagttgtcacaacgagcgagaaaggttgacatggagccGCTAAATCTCTGTCCTCAGGGAATCacccttttaaaaaaacatagtggacagaggagagtctgctggcaaaaaaaagagattgtgacatagctcgtaataaaacaagaatcaacattgggtTTTCTTAGATGTCGACAACTGAAGGATTGGAAATGTTGTAAAAAGCATTGCGGAGATGGCATTTATcactcaacaggtgagtaaggtattttattgaacagacaagttgccatatgtagctctccAGCAGAGtttattgtaaagcattattaagacctggtcctctctcgtccttcactgtcgtcgctcctccttttatgcttccggagctcttccgtgagagactcaaggccggtgcgcctcgcaggtggagctcattatctctcgcgtcaccggcctcacgccattccctcacggctctcgcccgccctgctcgccaCAATTATCTATTGGGAAGGGTAATTTTCATCCAGAGCCAAAgcacaaacaaaataatgttcttTCACTAAATgcattcagttttgttttttaattgctagagggccaaaagttacatggTGTAGGCCCGTTTCAAAGAATCAGTTGGATGTCTCTcaatgagaaaaaaagacagacaaAATAATGTATGCAATGAGACTGCAGTTACTTGTTATACTGTTATGTCATATTTCACTCTTAatagtttatttataaacacaTTCTATTTCTTTAACCAGAACTATTATTGTTAGaatcataaaaacaaaaacagcattcaATCTTCGTCACTGTCTCAGCCCCTCAACtaaaaagaaataatactaAAACCACCAGTAGATCATCATTGTCACAAtgagtcattaaatcattcagTTAAACGATTCTTTCAAAacgactgattcattcagggacaAAGCAAGTGAGattgagtcatcgagtcattctaGACAGATTTGTCCAAAAACAcggattcattcagtaatgaaactgAAACTTTGTTGCTTGGAGCCGTACAATGGCTCTACTGTTTGAAACTATTTCCGTTGGCaaaacagaggaaaaaaaacttACAACATAGTGTTTGTGTCTAatatatacactgcgttccaaattattatgcaattgatatatcagtaagatttcagtacaataaacattcagattttagtttttctaagaaaatgtttgtttgtttatttatccgggtctttttagataactggtatcaatctcagacaaaataatttgccagatctatggaaaccctacttagaggttgttccacattattaagcaagtcacagttcccatgcaatatggggaggaagaaagatctttctgaagatgaaaagcatgaaatggtgcaatgttgtgcaaaaggcatgaaaacaactaatattgtgtgaaaactgaacaATGATTATTGaactatcataag from Megalobrama amblycephala isolate DHTTF-2021 linkage group LG17, ASM1881202v1, whole genome shotgun sequence includes these protein-coding regions:
- the LOC125251431 gene encoding sorting nexin-16-like isoform X2 produces the protein MQKMTISQLLLTLDLGFFIFTRSQTSENTHTDYQATFEHWIQHRRRFSMFYQNHSPDVVRRGNGMEYYSHGFCSRSNEEKTIKVTLLGYKVMEEKTKFTVYKILVRRAPDESWHIFRRYTDFSRLHDKLREIFPVFKFVLPPKRWFKNFNSEFLEERQLGLQDFLQHLVAQKDMRNSEAVREFLCLDDPPTAFGDIRERWAFCESLEGTNCCLQRDLMDDRRETESLRNVLLHKELQISRPERTKNSELQFIRSHGACWCGSATDIPEKHSSGGPFQELH
- the LOC125251431 gene encoding sorting nexin-16-like isoform X1, with product MQKMTISQLLLTLDLGFFIFTRSQTSENTHTDYQATFEHWIQHRRRFSMFYQNHSPDVVRRGNGMEYYSHGFCSRSNEEKTIKVTLLGYKVMEEKTKFTVYKILVRRAPDESWHIFRRYTDFSRLHDKLREIFPVFKFVLPPKRWFKNFNSEFLEERQLGLQDFLQHLVAQKDMRNSEAVREFLCLDDPPTAFGDIRERWAFCESLEGTNCCLQRDLMDDRRETESLRNVLLHKELQISRPERTKKIQEELKKETGDFLTEQEYKEVEKDKLRRPNKSSELQFIRSHGACWCGSATDIPEKHSSGGPFQELH